Below is a window of Mucilaginibacter ginkgonis DNA.
CTAAGAGCGCTAACGGCGTTTTGGTTGAGTTGTGCCAGGAGATGCAAAAGGAGACACAAGAACCAAGAGACAAGAATTAAGAAATGCTGACACCAAGTGTACAATGTTGCACAGGACTTGAAACCTAAACCCGATAGCAGCGGCACGAAGTAAAGCGAATAGCGGGGCTGCAGTTTGATAGCAGCACCAGCGTTCATTTTCAAGAAATTAAAAAACCTTACAAGCTGAATAAAATTTTTCGCTACGCTCTGAATGACAGGCGCCATTTATTAAAGCCCCTCTCCTCTTGGAGAGGGGTTGGGGTGAGGCGAACAAAACTATTCTCCTGCCTAAAGCCTAATCACAACATTTTTGAATTTTGCCTTTTTACTTTTCAATTAATTACCTATATTTGCACCTCTTTTTAAAGGAAAGTACGACAATGAAACAAGATTTGCATCCTAAAAATTATAGATTAGTTGTTTTTAAAGATATGTCTAACGACTATTCTTTCATCACAAAATCATGCATAGACACCCGCGAGACCACTAAATGGGAAGACGGCAATGAATATCCATTGGTAAAATTAGAGATCTCGCACACCTCGCACCCTTTCTACACAGGCAAAATGAAACTGGTAGATACCGCGGGCCGTATCGATAAATTCCGCAACCGTTACGCTAAAAAGTAATCTGTTGCTCTATTAAAATATGAGAAAGTCTCCCACTATCGGGAGACTTTTTTATTTTTGCCCAATGGCAATCATCCTGTTTGACGATAACACTCACCAAACACTTCGCCCCCTTACATTTACCCGCCCTGTTGCAGATCTGCGTGTCGGCATCATCACTATAGCCCAGAAATGGGCAAAATATCTAAAGGCAAGCTATTCTTTTAAAACGCAAGATTACCTGCAGGCAAAATTTCCGCTGGAAATAAGCAAGAACAATATTTTTATCAACGGCAGTTTTTGTCCCGATGATAACCTGGTAGAGGCAATAGATAAACTTAGCCAAGGCGAAGCGTTAACCTATAAAGACCGCCTGGTAGCTGTAAAATTTCCACAAGTTGATGCTGAAAATTTTGCTTTTGACGCACAATTTGATAAAACTATCTCTTACGAGCGCGTACCTGTTTACATCAAATATCCGGAAGACATTTTCCG
It encodes the following:
- a CDS encoding type B 50S ribosomal protein L31; the encoded protein is MKQDLHPKNYRLVVFKDMSNDYSFITKSCIDTRETTKWEDGNEYPLVKLEISHTSHPFYTGKMKLVDTAGRIDKFRNRYAKK